The Synechocystis sp. PCC 7509 genome includes a window with the following:
- a CDS encoding tyrosine-type recombinase/integrase, producing MKNNRYGQAALISEFEYVKIRSKIEDPKYKLLLDIARFTGERWGAIVQLKIEDIFDAAGNPLGEITFPSGIRKADTKGHRFTRQVPVHPVLREKLAAMRPIVKSGWMFESRIYPGTHITLRAADLMLRGAVELAGLTHKGFSTHSTRRTFITRLWEAGVDLHTIQLLTGHKDPKALVRYIEADPNRITKALALL from the coding sequence GTGAAAAATAATCGCTACGGTCAAGCTGCTTTAATATCTGAATTTGAATATGTGAAAATCCGCTCCAAAATTGAAGACCCCAAATATAAGTTGCTTTTAGATATCGCTAGGTTTACTGGGGAGCGTTGGGGGGCGATTGTGCAGCTAAAAATAGAAGATATTTTTGATGCGGCGGGTAATCCGCTAGGAGAGATTACTTTTCCTTCTGGCATTCGCAAAGCTGACACCAAGGGCCATCGCTTCACTCGTCAAGTTCCCGTTCATCCGGTTTTGCGCGAAAAACTGGCGGCAATGCGCCCAATTGTTAAATCGGGCTGGATGTTCGAGAGTCGGATCTATCCTGGCACTCACATTACGTTACGGGCGGCGGACTTAATGCTGCGCGGCGCGGTGGAACTAGCGGGGCTGACTCATAAAGGCTTTAGCACCCATTCGACGCGGCGGACTTTTATTACTCGGCTCTGGGAAGCTGGTGTCGATCTGCATACCATCCAATTACTCACGGGTCATAAAGACCCGAAAGCTTTGGTTCGATACATCGAAGCTGACCCCAATCGCATTACTAAGGCTCTAGCTCTACTATGA
- a CDS encoding IS110 family transposase yields MRVVGLDVCKNSVVACLLSAAVEEPRQLYYDYKFPSFFTDSRGIKALLSLKPDVAVLEPTGVNYSKFWVTKLAEAGVEIALVGHKQLHAYRVNLDLPDKDDSADALALACYYLEHQKSDRRFVRIRDPIISQIRDIVLRLQHLNRVQSPIINRIRQDLAWQFPEVAKTSLDAPLFWGWLAGERKSQRYDKKLTLSSGLGLESEVIYSAKAICELQRRERALELMMRSLMKDVRFLKYRKVFARFGFGERVEALILSQIYPLENYFGADGKPEIKVQKGRVSGKPTKRHLSRRRFQKALGVAPTREDSGDKKKSKKAGSSLIRMALWQWVFTRIEPKRNRVKNSIGTALGSIFDKEKDQSRPIRLIRSRIASRAIDWLFAELVKELVTGNN; encoded by the coding sequence ATGCGAGTTGTCGGACTCGACGTTTGCAAGAATTCTGTAGTTGCTTGCTTGCTTTCTGCTGCGGTAGAAGAGCCTAGACAATTATATTACGATTACAAGTTTCCCAGCTTTTTCACGGATAGCAGGGGTATAAAAGCGCTACTATCTCTCAAACCTGATGTAGCGGTACTAGAACCAACAGGTGTTAATTACTCTAAGTTTTGGGTAACAAAACTAGCGGAAGCTGGAGTAGAAATCGCCCTAGTCGGACACAAGCAATTACACGCCTACAGGGTGAATCTGGACTTACCGGATAAAGATGACTCCGCCGACGCTTTGGCACTAGCTTGTTACTACCTAGAGCATCAAAAGAGCGATCGCCGTTTTGTCCGCATCCGCGATCCGATCATCTCTCAAATTCGGGACATTGTTTTACGCCTTCAGCACCTCAACCGGGTACAGTCGCCGATTATCAACCGGATTCGCCAAGACTTAGCATGGCAGTTCCCAGAAGTCGCCAAAACTAGCTTAGATGCGCCGCTATTTTGGGGGTGGCTAGCCGGAGAACGTAAAAGCCAAAGGTATGATAAAAAGCTGACTCTTAGCTCTGGTCTGGGGCTGGAAAGTGAAGTAATTTACAGTGCTAAGGCTATTTGCGAACTCCAGCGCCGGGAACGAGCTTTAGAGCTAATGATGCGATCTTTAATGAAGGACGTACGCTTTCTCAAATACCGCAAAGTCTTTGCTCGTTTTGGGTTTGGAGAACGGGTAGAAGCCCTAATCCTCTCGCAAATCTATCCGCTTGAAAACTACTTTGGCGCGGATGGAAAGCCAGAGATTAAAGTCCAAAAAGGTAGAGTATCGGGCAAACCAACTAAACGCCACTTGTCCCGTAGACGCTTTCAAAAAGCACTAGGGGTAGCGCCGACGCGGGAAGATAGCGGCGATAAGAAGAAAAGCAAGAAAGCCGGATCTAGCTTGATTAGAATGGCGCTGTGGCAGTGGGTCTTTACTCGCATTGAACCAAAAAGAAACCGCGTCAAAAATTCTATTGGCACGGCGCTCGGCTCAATATTTGATAAAGAAAAAGACCAGTCGCGCCCGATAAGACTTATCCGCAGTCGGATCGCCAGTCGCGCCATTGATTGGCTGTTTGCTGAATTAGTAAAGGAGCTAGTCACGGGTAACAATTAA
- a CDS encoding phosphoglucomutase/phosphomannomutase family protein: protein MSSISNSNQIKFGTDGWRGIIADDFTFPNVRKVTRAIAFYLETAYPKDRPVLVAYDTRFQAEKFAYTAAEVLAELGWNVLICDRDCPTPVIAYNARLLNSAGALMFTASHNPAPYCGIKYIPDYAGPATPEITDTIVANLESAADTPVNGNFSAKITTFDPKPEYLKFIYTLIDVDRIRSAHLKVKYDALYSTSRGYLDTVLEHCGCELESFHTYRDVLFGGGMPEPKGEQLVELAEAVKRDGADIGVATDGDSDRFGIIDEQGNMLSPNTVLLLLARHLSKNRGKTGAIVRTVATTHLLDNLAAKYGLEIFETAVGFKYIGEKMRETAVLIGGEESGGLSVIGHIPEKDGILADMLVAEVIAYEGKPLSQLVEEAIAEAGGPLYNQRLDLHLDDAHKAATIESFTKNPPSDIAGVKVKEVGRKDGIKLYLEDGSWVLLRPSGTEPLMRVYLETHSVEQQNKIASQMEQLISQLKPVAV from the coding sequence ATGAGCAGTATTAGCAATTCTAATCAAATTAAGTTTGGTACGGATGGATGGCGAGGAATAATTGCCGATGACTTTACTTTTCCCAACGTGCGGAAAGTAACTAGAGCGATCGCTTTTTACCTCGAAACCGCTTACCCCAAAGACCGCCCGGTTCTGGTCGCCTACGATACGCGCTTTCAAGCCGAGAAGTTCGCCTACACTGCTGCTGAAGTATTGGCAGAGTTGGGATGGAATGTATTGATTTGCGATCGCGATTGTCCGACCCCAGTAATTGCCTACAATGCCCGTCTTCTAAATTCTGCGGGGGCATTAATGTTCACTGCTAGTCATAATCCCGCACCCTACTGCGGAATTAAATATATTCCCGACTATGCAGGCCCCGCCACCCCAGAAATTACCGATACGATTGTCGCAAATCTTGAAAGCGCTGCCGATACGCCCGTTAACGGCAATTTTAGCGCCAAAATTACTACGTTTGACCCCAAACCAGAGTATCTGAAATTTATCTACACTCTTATTGATGTAGATCGCATTCGTAGCGCTCACTTGAAGGTAAAGTATGACGCACTTTATTCCACCTCTCGCGGCTACTTAGATACGGTGCTAGAACACTGTGGCTGTGAATTAGAAAGCTTCCACACCTACCGCGATGTGTTGTTTGGGGGGGGGATGCCCGAACCCAAAGGAGAGCAGTTAGTAGAGCTTGCCGAAGCGGTAAAAAGAGATGGCGCTGATATTGGGGTAGCAACCGATGGAGATAGCGATCGCTTTGGTATTATTGACGAACAAGGCAATATGCTTTCGCCCAACACGGTTTTACTCTTATTAGCGCGTCATTTGAGTAAAAATCGTGGCAAAACTGGGGCAATTGTCCGCACGGTAGCAACTACCCATTTACTCGACAATCTTGCAGCTAAGTACGGCTTAGAGATTTTTGAAACGGCGGTAGGCTTTAAGTATATTGGCGAAAAAATGCGGGAAACTGCCGTATTAATCGGCGGTGAAGAATCGGGAGGATTGAGCGTTATCGGGCATATTCCCGAAAAAGACGGGATTTTGGCAGATATGCTAGTCGCGGAAGTAATTGCTTACGAAGGTAAGCCCTTAAGTCAGCTAGTAGAAGAAGCGATCGCCGAAGCGGGCGGCCCGTTGTACAATCAGCGTCTAGACTTACATTTAGATGATGCCCACAAAGCTGCAACTATTGAGTCTTTTACTAAAAACCCTCCTTCAGATATTGCGGGAGTCAAAGTCAAAGAAGTTGGGCGCAAAGACGGCATTAAGCTGTATTTAGAAGATGGTAGCTGGGTGTTGTTGCGTCCTTCGGGAACTGAACCTTTGATGCGCGTCTACTTAGAAACTCATTCGGTAGAACAGCAAAACAAAATTGCCTCCCAAATGGAACAACTGATTAGTCAGTTAAAACCTGTAGCAGTTTAA
- a CDS encoding DUF4351 domain-containing protein: MIDHDRLFKELISTFFLEFLELFIPEVLTYLEQDSITFIDKEIFTDITAGERYEADLIVKAKFRSQESYFLIHIENQAQQQTDFSKRMFRYFSRLYEKFDLPIYPVVLFSYKYPKAIEPNYHQITFPNKVVLQFNYDVIQLNQLNWRDFVQQANPVASALMAKMNIADSDRPKVKLECLRLLATLRLNPAKMQLISGFIDSYLQLNAQEKRLFQAEIDKIEPTQKEATMKIVTSWMREGIEQGLVQGLEQGKKSEALSLVMRQLNRRIGTVTPKLQQRIEQLKLSQVEDLAEALLDFFEVADLEAWLQQIPVE, encoded by the coding sequence ATGATTGACCACGATCGCTTATTTAAGGAACTCATCAGCACATTTTTTTTAGAGTTTTTAGAGCTATTTATCCCGGAAGTATTAACTTATCTAGAGCAAGATTCTATTACGTTTATAGATAAGGAAATATTTACAGATATAACGGCGGGTGAAAGGTACGAAGCCGATCTAATTGTTAAAGCTAAATTTCGTTCTCAAGAATCATATTTTTTGATTCATATAGAAAACCAAGCACAACAGCAAACTGATTTTAGCAAGCGGATGTTTCGGTATTTTTCACGGTTGTATGAAAAATTCGACTTACCTATTTATCCAGTAGTTTTATTTTCTTACAAATATCCCAAAGCTATCGAACCAAACTACCATCAAATAACATTTCCAAATAAAGTAGTTTTACAATTTAACTACGATGTCATTCAACTAAATCAACTGAATTGGCGTGACTTTGTCCAACAAGCAAACCCCGTTGCTAGTGCATTGATGGCAAAAATGAATATAGCAGATAGCGATCGCCCAAAAGTAAAGCTAGAATGTTTGCGTTTACTGGCAACCTTGCGCCTAAATCCTGCAAAAATGCAACTAATATCTGGGTTTATCGATAGTTATTTGCAGTTAAACGCTCAAGAAAAGCGGCTTTTTCAAGCCGAAATTGATAAAATTGAACCAACCCAAAAGGAGGCAACAATGAAAATAGTTACTAGCTGGATGAGAGAAGGTATTGAACAAGGACTTGTTCAAGGACTTGAACAAGGAAAGAAATCTGAAGCATTATCTCTAGTTATGCGTCAGCTTAATCGGAGAATTGGTACAGTTACCCCCAAATTGCAACAGCGCATTGAGCAATTAAAACTTAGCCAGGTAGAAGATTTAGCAGAAGCATTGTTAGACTTCTTTGAAGTTGCAGATTTAGAAGCTTGGTTGCAACAAATTCCTGTGGAATAA
- a CDS encoding phosphate/phosphite/phosphonate ABC transporter substrate-binding protein translates to MQLLSKNKNKGIVLSAIVSAIALAVGAGIFKTWQLNKPCASKSEKRIWGTCYKNLAVEPLVIGIASPPKEEDYSTLATYLQKQLNIKLEIDRDTPYGQNSQRIASKEWDIAFTRSPIFSIVAEDNNYFGIATMYPDRPLYYRAALYVRADSEIESIADINSTTTIALGSPESAPTFHLPIYTLYGKSLKIGTGYSPTETKKLVKLGNVDIGSSRYDVIKNDSQLRIIHLSKAIPGAGVYLSPKLSKEDRNKLNNILLNAPAEIRTRANYGDTKIPDYSELKKIVFRTESIISCPEFKLSSLNLKKTVDVFCKRQNQPQNTIQGQVTEYTVSTSKSIEFKVVTPANKVFRVIVSRQTLNQIPINPIDAVDEFIQIKNVAPKRLEDGSWQVTVTEPNQLALVGDFSLD, encoded by the coding sequence ATGCAACTACTTTCTAAAAACAAAAATAAAGGGATAGTTTTGTCGGCAATTGTCAGCGCGATCGCCTTAGCTGTTGGTGCAGGTATTTTTAAGACTTGGCAACTAAATAAACCTTGTGCTAGTAAAAGTGAAAAAAGAATTTGGGGTACTTGTTACAAAAACCTAGCAGTTGAGCCATTAGTAATTGGTATAGCAAGTCCGCCCAAGGAGGAAGATTATAGCACTCTAGCAACTTATTTACAAAAACAACTTAATATCAAGTTAGAAATTGATAGAGATACGCCTTACGGGCAAAATTCTCAGCGTATTGCTAGTAAAGAGTGGGATATTGCCTTTACGCGATCGCCAATATTTTCGATTGTAGCAGAAGACAACAATTACTTTGGTATAGCTACAATGTATCCCGATAGACCTCTTTATTATCGAGCCGCTTTATATGTCCGCGCCGATAGTGAAATTGAATCTATTGCTGATATCAATTCCACTACTACTATTGCTTTAGGAAGTCCCGAATCTGCCCCAACCTTTCATTTACCGATTTATACTTTGTATGGAAAATCTTTAAAAATAGGTACAGGTTATAGTCCAACAGAAACTAAAAAATTAGTTAAATTAGGTAACGTTGATATTGGATCTAGTAGGTACGATGTCATTAAAAATGACTCCCAACTAAGAATAATTCATCTTAGTAAAGCGATTCCTGGTGCGGGAGTTTATTTATCTCCTAAATTATCTAAGGAAGATAGAAATAAGCTTAATAATATCCTGTTGAATGCCCCCGCAGAAATTCGCACTAGAGCCAATTACGGAGACACAAAAATTCCTGACTATAGTGAATTAAAAAAAATTGTATTTAGGACAGAATCAATAATAAGTTGTCCTGAATTTAAGTTAAGTTCTCTAAATTTAAAAAAAACTGTAGATGTGTTTTGCAAAAGACAAAATCAGCCACAAAATACTATTCAAGGACAAGTTACAGAATACACTGTCTCAACTTCAAAAAGTATAGAGTTTAAAGTAGTAACGCCAGCCAATAAAGTTTTTAGAGTCATAGTATCGAGACAAACTCTCAATCAAATTCCCATTAACCCTATAGATGCTGTAGATGAATTTATACAAATAAAAAATGTAGCACCCAAAAGATTAGAAGACGGAAGTTGGCAAGTAACAGTTACTGAACCAAATCAATTAGCTTTAGTTGGTGATTTTAGTTTAGATTAG
- a CDS encoding single-stranded DNA-binding protein, which translates to MTPQNFQTYLRTQQLIIESLARIAIALEHMIPPQAAPNYQFELKDYSAFNWASIGAVVADFDSDGATAIIWRNHTYLRRSPTNKFDAAIWFSRCVGKDEKGANIYERLITFKAIAVPEPLPQRITAQQSGR; encoded by the coding sequence ATGACTCCCCAAAACTTTCAAACCTACCTGAGAACGCAGCAGTTAATTATTGAGTCACTTGCCAGGATTGCGATCGCTCTTGAACACATGATTCCTCCCCAGGCGGCTCCTAATTATCAGTTTGAGTTAAAGGACTATAGCGCTTTTAATTGGGCTTCTATCGGCGCGGTGGTGGCAGACTTCGACAGCGATGGAGCGACGGCGATTATTTGGCGCAACCATACTTACTTGCGTCGCAGTCCTACAAATAAGTTTGATGCGGCGATCTGGTTTAGTCGCTGCGTAGGCAAGGATGAGAAAGGCGCGAACATTTACGAGCGCTTAATTACTTTTAAGGCGATAGCCGTGCCTGAGCCACTGCCGCAACGCATTACCGCCCAGCAATCAGGGCGATGA
- a CDS encoding PD-(D/E)XK nuclease family protein has protein sequence MLIFGQPFASYHLWSLVAPAVGQERWHCQMKRGFIKARQKEPIVKELLAQATPPQRIGILAQKGVYEFHHHRELLTQPDGVEKVAQLLKLNKTTEEVQQRVIQILKNYHHAPLLEGKHIVQLTRGDEGFPRPILIKQVEHPFRLYAAMDCIFSENGSRLHIIDFKTGKSAFDQRQALVYLVAARYLYPHNYAVASFYNLEHCKKSVLITVSSSQLDTIENQLAQVAQKHQQDLRRYEQKPVNFSKIFPPNPGNHCRYCAFNSICEFSGFKASTPEKIELKP, from the coding sequence ATGCTAATTTTTGGGCAACCTTTTGCCAGCTATCATCTATGGTCATTAGTTGCCCCGGCGGTGGGACAAGAGCGTTGGCATTGTCAAATGAAGCGGGGATTTATTAAGGCACGGCAAAAAGAACCGATAGTCAAAGAGCTTTTAGCTCAAGCTACACCACCGCAGCGTATTGGGATTTTGGCTCAAAAAGGCGTTTATGAGTTTCATCACCATAGGGAATTATTAACCCAGCCAGACGGTGTAGAAAAAGTTGCTCAGTTACTTAAGTTGAACAAAACAACTGAGGAAGTGCAGCAGCGTGTAATTCAAATATTGAAAAATTATCATCATGCTCCGCTATTAGAAGGTAAGCATATTGTTCAGTTAACACGCGGTGATGAGGGCTTCCCGCGTCCAATTTTAATTAAACAAGTGGAGCATCCTTTTAGGTTGTATGCGGCAATGGACTGCATTTTTAGCGAAAATGGCAGCAGGCTACATATTATAGATTTTAAAACGGGTAAGTCAGCTTTCGATCAAAGGCAAGCTTTGGTATATTTAGTTGCTGCTCGTTATTTGTATCCTCATAATTATGCTGTTGCTTCTTTTTATAATTTAGAACACTGCAAAAAGTCGGTGTTAATTACTGTTAGTTCTAGTCAACTAGATACGATTGAAAATCAGTTGGCACAAGTTGCCCAAAAGCATCAGCAAGATTTACGCCGCTACGAGCAAAAACCCGTTAATTTTAGTAAAATTTTTCCTCCCAATCCTGGCAATCACTGTCGTTACTGTGCGTTTAATTCTATTTGTGAGTTCTCTGGGTTTAAAGCGTCTACTCCTGAAAAAATAGAGTTGAAACCTTAA
- a CDS encoding amidase family protein — translation MPIFRHIDKADSAFTCCKFLLATNNQAVLNNVYKRGEKHLVSKLVKQATTILVTQGALLASLPVATIAATFNLIEATIFDINAVFDAGALNSEQLTQLYLNRIDAYDDSGPSLNSLITINPNALETAAALDLERKTTGARSPLHGVPIILKDNYDTFDLPTTGGSDALNGSLPPDDAFVVEQFRNAGAVILGKAEMDEFAISGSGYSSLGGATLNPYQLNRQSAGSSGGTGAAIAANFAMVGTGTDTGGSIRTPSSL, via the coding sequence ATGCCAATTTTTAGACACATAGATAAAGCAGATAGTGCTTTTACTTGCTGCAAGTTTTTGCTGGCGACAAATAATCAGGCAGTTTTGAATAATGTTTATAAGCGTGGGGAGAAACATTTAGTGAGCAAATTAGTTAAACAAGCTACCACAATATTAGTAACTCAGGGAGCATTACTAGCAAGCTTGCCCGTAGCAACTATAGCAGCGACATTCAATTTAATAGAGGCGACAATATTTGATATTAATGCTGTTTTTGATGCTGGCGCGTTGAATTCAGAGCAACTGACGCAATTATATCTTAACCGTATCGATGCTTATGATGATAGCGGCCCTAGTTTGAACTCGCTAATTACGATTAATCCTAATGCTTTGGAGACGGCGGCGGCTTTAGACTTAGAGCGCAAAACTACAGGAGCGCGATCGCCTTTGCATGGCGTACCCATAATTCTTAAAGATAATTACGATACTTTTGATTTGCCAACCACTGGCGGTTCGGATGCGTTGAATGGTTCATTACCGCCAGATGATGCTTTTGTAGTTGAGCAATTTCGCAATGCTGGGGCCGTAATTTTAGGCAAGGCAGAAATGGATGAATTTGCTATATCTGGGTCAGGATATAGTTCTCTTGGTGGTGCTACTCTCAACCCCTACCAACTAAATCGTCAATCTGCCGGATCGAGTGGTGGAACAGGGGCGGCAATTGCTGCCAATTTTGCGATGGTAGGTACAGGAACTGATACTGGTGGTTCGATTCGTACTCCTTCTTCACTTTAG
- a CDS encoding lipopolysaccharide assembly protein LapA domain-containing protein, producing the protein MKTIANLIVSLIVATWVIAIAILSLKNVTPVSLKFFTFTSIQLPFFLVIAFSVGAGIVLMALMQPLWSFAGARKNTDDDFDEDDFSFNDVRK; encoded by the coding sequence ATGAAAACTATTGCTAATTTAATTGTTTCTTTAATTGTGGCTACGTGGGTAATTGCGATCGCAATTCTATCGTTAAAAAACGTTACGCCAGTATCTTTAAAGTTTTTTACTTTTACCTCTATTCAACTACCCTTTTTTCTAGTAATTGCTTTCAGCGTTGGTGCGGGTATAGTTTTAATGGCGCTAATGCAACCATTGTGGAGTTTTGCTGGTGCGAGGAAAAATACCGATGATGACTTTGATGAAGATGATTTTTCCTTTAATGATGTTCGCAAATAG
- a CDS encoding helix-turn-helix domain-containing protein, protein METLRIDRTTYNQDEFAMRCGIPRATYQRWIAGKAEARLTLGQLKSLCRELGIIKVEDLPDGFGIQNRLFESE, encoded by the coding sequence GTGGAGACTCTAAGGATAGACCGTACAACATACAACCAAGATGAATTTGCTATGCGCTGCGGTATTCCTCGTGCTACCTATCAACGTTGGATAGCAGGAAAAGCAGAAGCTAGGCTAACTCTCGGTCAATTAAAGAGCTTATGTCGAGAATTGGGCATCATCAAAGTTGAGGATCTGCCCGACGGCTTCGGCATTCAAAATCGTTTGTTTGAGTCCGAATAA
- a CDS encoding amidase family protein gives MNNLAKRIVEYMHSKKYLLFNGAQHANIIYIEGLNANGTVNSDAPNCFNDRRLVLQTLNGIPQIIGNWEATTEPGSHYTYSPMNKAGAARIKFGQYTAWRVGMHGTRDRHEALVQVANVTVHRDFNKDFIRTGDRIDTGLFGINQHWGYDLPLNNIATASAGCLVGRSRGGHREFMNLVKSDVRYKKDPSFIFTSTIIPGDELTKLFPGDSFQGLVGVRPTRGLVSLDGIIPYALSRDNAGPMARTVTDAAITLNVMAQNDPNNPGVKTLVPAPVVEDKSYTDYTDSLDLDDLKGARLGVVGNYFGVENGVDPEVDLLMGEALDTIRDLGATTVDVNFDNSFLTTMSDASRTIARAEQKPYLEEYLATLEDSQYPKTVEDIIAILESPEVANSETPSIIIGTLEATSTFGGLDNPDYINVAKNVIPELRKTVLQILESNDLDALVFPTIGTFARPLIGTTDPTFVSPPGAPPIRQVEFASLLGFADITVPAGLSEGGLPVTLSFTGKPYSEETLLGLAYSFEQETMFRIPPDSTPSLAGEIFEYEPVPEPTSTVGFALFGLTALAIKFKKQQKVKSDRIY, from the coding sequence ATGAATAATTTAGCTAAAAGAATTGTTGAGTATATGCACTCCAAAAAGTACCTACTTTTTAATGGAGCGCAGCACGCCAACATCATTTACATCGAAGGACTAAACGCTAATGGCACTGTTAACAGCGACGCGCCCAATTGCTTTAATGACAGGCGTTTGGTTTTACAGACTCTTAACGGCATTCCTCAAATAATTGGTAACTGGGAAGCCACAACAGAACCCGGCAGCCACTACACCTATTCCCCTATGAATAAAGCAGGGGCGGCGCGAATTAAGTTCGGTCAATATACAGCTTGGCGCGTGGGTATGCACGGGACGCGCGATCGCCATGAAGCTTTAGTTCAAGTGGCTAATGTAACGGTACACCGCGACTTTAATAAGGATTTTATTCGGACTGGCGATCGCATTGATACAGGATTATTTGGCATCAACCAGCATTGGGGCTACGATTTGCCGCTTAACAACATCGCTACTGCTTCGGCGGGTTGTCTTGTTGGGAGAAGCCGCGGCGGGCATCGGGAATTTATGAATTTAGTCAAGTCAGACGTTCGCTACAAAAAAGATCCATCTTTCATCTTCACGAGTACCATCATCCCCGGTGATGAACTAACAAAATTATTTCCTGGGGATTCTTTTCAAGGACTTGTGGGAGTTAGACCAACTCGCGGATTAGTTAGCTTAGATGGGATTATTCCCTATGCTTTATCTAGAGACAATGCCGGGCCAATGGCGCGTACCGTCACTGACGCAGCAATTACGCTTAACGTTATGGCTCAAAACGATCCTAACAATCCAGGTGTAAAAACTCTAGTTCCTGCTCCAGTGGTAGAAGACAAATCTTATACAGATTATACAGACTCGCTAGATTTGGATGATTTAAAAGGCGCTCGTCTTGGTGTGGTTGGTAATTATTTTGGGGTTGAAAATGGTGTCGATCCTGAAGTTGATTTGTTGATGGGCGAAGCACTAGATACGATCAGAGATTTAGGTGCAACTACTGTTGATGTCAACTTTGATAACAGTTTTCTGACAACTATGAGCGATGCTTCTAGAACTATTGCTCGTGCGGAACAAAAACCTTATTTAGAAGAGTATTTGGCTACTCTAGAAGATTCGCAATATCCCAAAACTGTAGAGGATATTATCGCTATACTAGAATCTCCTGAAGTTGCTAACTCTGAAACTCCATCAATAATAATAGGTACACTAGAGGCTACTTCTACTTTTGGCGGTTTAGATAATCCCGATTACATCAATGTTGCTAAAAATGTAATTCCCGAACTAAGAAAGACAGTTTTGCAGATTTTGGAGAGTAACGATTTAGATGCGTTGGTATTTCCAACTATTGGTACTTTTGCTCGTCCGCTAATTGGCACAACCGATCCGACTTTTGTTAGTCCTCCGGGTGCGCCACCAATCCGTCAAGTTGAATTTGCAAGTTTGCTTGGTTTTGCTGATATTACAGTTCCCGCAGGCTTAAGTGAGGGAGGATTACCTGTGACGCTTTCTTTTACAGGCAAACCTTACAGCGAAGAAACATTGTTGGGATTAGCTTACTCTTTTGAACAAGAAACAATGTTTCGCATTCCTCCAGATAGTACGCCGTCTTTGGCGGGCGAGATATTTGAGTACGAACCCGTTCCCGAACCAACTTCAACAGTAGGTTTTGCTTTATTTGGTTTGACGGCTTTAGCAATTAAATTTAAGAAGCAACAAAAAGTTAAGAGCGATCGCATCTACTAA